Below is a window of bacterium DNA.
TACTTTCCATATACTTTCAAAAATCTGCGGTGCCGACTGAGACAACTGCATGATAACTTGCGGATTCATCATGTTTTCGATAATGCCGAGGTACATCATGATGATCAGTTTTTCATCGATATCGTTGCGTATGGAACCTTTACTGATGCCTTCACGCAAAACGAGACCAAACTGTGCCGCGATCCGCGTGTGGCGCCATTCGTGTATCTGTTGCCACATGTCGGGCAAGTGTTTGCGCAGATCGGCTACGAGTTCACGGCTAAGGTTACCGTTGACACGCAAAAAATACGTCGGCATTTGTCTCAACTTATCTTCAAAACGCATCGTTTGATCGCCGATGATACGATCACAAAACGTATCGCATTCGTGCATGGCCGACTGTATAATGCCCTGTATCAACTCTTGTTTACTTGGGAAATACTGGTACAAGGTTTTTTTGCTCATGCCGAGGTTTTCAGCGATTTCGTCCATAGTGACTTTGCTGTAACCAAATTTGACAAAAAGCTCCAAAGCGGCTTTTACAATGCGGGTTCTGATTTCAAAATCTTCGGGCACTTTTGGACTCCTTAAAATAAATTTTAATGACCCATTCAAACGTTTGGAAACTTAAAAAGTTTCATTAGTTTCCATTTTTTCAAAAAAATTAGCCGATGTTTAATCTAGCTAAATCAATTACTTAATCATTTTCGAGAAAACTATATTTGTTTTCTTGGTTTCCAATATACAAAAAAAGTGACTTTTGTCAAGTAATTCTTTCATTTTTGTTGAACTTGGGTATCCTACGTGATACTTTCGAAGTACCTTTATAGCCCACCCCATATACAAGGAGGTTTTTATGAAACGCGTTACCGGTTTAGGCGGAGTTTTTTTTCGTTGTGAAGATCCGGGTTCGACCATGGCATGGTATCAAAAGCATCTCGGGGTTCAACCCGACGGATACGGCGGTAGTTTTTTTGAGTGGCTGGAAAAAGATAATACGGAGGAGATCGGCATCACGGCGTTTAGCACGATGAGTAAAAAAACAAAATATTTTCATCCGAGCCGCGCTCAGTTTATGATCAATTTTCGCGTGAAGAATCTCAAGAAACTGATGGAAGTATTACGGGCGGAAGGAGTTCAGCAAATCGGTAAGATCGAAACTTTTGAATACGGTTCTTTTGGTTGGATACTCGACCCCAATGGCGTAAAAATCGAATTGTGGGAACCGGTCAAAGGGTATCGCTTTAAACGCAAACGATCAAAAAAATAAAATGTGGTATTATGGTGTAGTTTGTTAATACTATTGCGTGATAAATATTTGCGGAGTAAGTAACGTTTGCGTCACAACAGAAAAAACTTGAAGTCGGAAAAATGCCTGTAAATTCCGCAGACTTTCACACGTCAGTTGCACGTTGTGTTAGCCCGCTTTTGTGTTAATGTGAATTTTGATTGCTTCTTCAATAAACGCTCGTCCAAAAGACTCTACTTTTTTGTGTTCAAGATTGTTGAAGTTATAGCGACAAACAAAACTTTCGTTATCTGAGGAATACATAATTTCTCTCAATGTTGGAATGGATGAATTATTTATTTGGTCAAGTTTCTCATAGAAAAACGGACTTTCTTCTCGTGAAATGAAAACACTTACTCCATTTGAGATTTGATTTCGCATTGGTACGCTCGGTAGCCCAAAAAAGAACATATACCTAGAGTGACTCTGACCTGATACAAAATCTAGTCTGAAAAACCAGCTACGTTTAATTATTACACCTTGTAGGGCGTTCATGTATTTTTCAAAATCAATCACATCAAACCCAATGAATTGAACATTAACAATGCCCGATAATTCATTTATTGTGTCAACGGTTTGCTTAAAGTAATTTCGCAAGAGTTCCATTGCGCTTTGCCAAACATCATACCGAACCCTAATTTTATTCTCTTGTTGGGTTTTTAATTGCATCATCAAAGAGCGTGCCCACTCCAGTTTGTTTCGTTGTTCACTAACTGCTCTTTCATATTCATCTATACTCTCTTCAAGAGTGTCACAGATTAGTGAAATAAAAGGCGTTAAGTCGGTGCTATGACTTGTCTCTAATGCGTCATAATATCTCGCCCTATCATCACGAGTTACAATTGAAATAGGGTATCCATGTCTCATCAAAACAAGATTCATTAAGATGCGTGCGGTTCGCCCATTACCATCTACAAAAGGATGAATGTAGACAAACCAAGTATGAGCAGCGCAGGCTAAAA
It encodes the following:
- a CDS encoding VOC family protein — translated: MKRVTGLGGVFFRCEDPGSTMAWYQKHLGVQPDGYGGSFFEWLEKDNTEEIGITAFSTMSKKTKYFHPSRAQFMINFRVKNLKKLMEVLRAEGVQQIGKIETFEYGSFGWILDPNGVKIELWEPVKGYRFKRKRSKK
- a CDS encoding Fic family protein produces the protein MTEYIPDILINGTSYVYDKGILPLVEKIDQRVKLLRSQGKLTPEVLKQIQKYFRIKNIHHSNAIEGNRLDYGETRMVVEQGLTITGKPLKDSLEAKNLAHAMDFFEELASKTERPITAHDVRQIHAAILNGIDNVNCGKYRLSEVEISGSRYKPPTYIKVPDEMEKFCNWLEQVTASEYLLTSSPVVLACAAHTWFVYIHPFVDGNGRTARILMNLVLMRHGYPISIVTRDDRARYYDALETSHSTDLTPFISLICDTLEESIDEYERAVSEQRNKLEWARSLMMQLKTQQENKIRVRYDVWQSAMELLRNYFKQTVDTINELSGIVNVQFIGFDVIDFEKYMNALQGVIIKRSWFFRLDFVSGQSHSRYMFFFGLPSVPMRNQISNGVSVFISREESPFFYEKLDQINNSSIPTLREIMYSSDNESFVCRYNFNNLEHKKVESFGRAFIEEAIKIHINTKAG
- a CDS encoding TetR/AcrR family transcriptional regulator; its protein translation is MPEDFEIRTRIVKAALELFVKFGYSKVTMDEIAENLGMSKKTLYQYFPSKQELIQGIIQSAMHECDTFCDRIIGDQTMRFEDKLRQMPTYFLRVNGNLSRELVADLRKHLPDMWQQIHEWRHTRIAAQFGLVLREGISKGSIRNDIDEKLIIMMYLGIIENMMNPQVIMQLSQSAPQIFESIWKVFFEGILTADARKTFSVSATVALPTITPQGV